From a region of the Coprococcus comes ATCC 27758 genome:
- a CDS encoding double-cubane-cluster-containing anaerobic reductase: MTNLKLPEDFETYPEARKNAFLKMKELKESGRRIVGVFCTYTPWELIEAADAAAVVLCGIGDDNIPIAETRLPQNLCPLIKASYGAALADRCPFFYFSDMVLAETTCDGKKKMYELMSELKHCHIMQLPPGKIGRGALEFWKQEVISVKEDLEDFYHIRITDEQIRKAIHLRNRERKAVLDFFEIGRLKPTPITGYEINTVISSNEFTVDLEEKIKYLEHRTAELKELYEKEYKGKPSRPRVLITGCPTTGVIDKIVRQIEELGADVVGFENCCGPREKKDPIDETKDPITAIAEKYLRVNCSVMSPNPGRLEALDAQIDEYQVDGVVEVLLQACHTFAIESDAIRTFVTKEKGLPYIAINTDYSSGDQAQINTRLGAFIEMLG, encoded by the coding sequence ATGACCAATTTAAAATTACCGGAAGATTTTGAAACCTATCCGGAAGCAAGAAAGAATGCTTTTCTGAAAATGAAAGAGCTGAAGGAGTCCGGGCGCAGAATTGTCGGAGTTTTCTGTACCTACACCCCATGGGAACTGATTGAAGCTGCAGACGCAGCTGCAGTTGTACTTTGCGGGATCGGAGATGACAATATCCCGATCGCAGAGACCAGACTGCCACAGAACCTTTGTCCTCTGATCAAGGCAAGCTACGGTGCCGCCCTCGCTGACCGCTGTCCATTCTTCTATTTTTCAGACATGGTACTCGCAGAGACAACCTGTGATGGAAAAAAGAAAATGTATGAACTGATGTCTGAGCTTAAGCACTGCCATATTATGCAGCTTCCACCAGGAAAAATAGGCCGCGGTGCGCTGGAATTCTGGAAACAGGAGGTAATCAGCGTCAAAGAAGATTTGGAGGATTTCTATCACATAAGGATCACAGATGAGCAGATCCGCAAAGCAATCCATCTTCGCAACCGGGAACGCAAGGCCGTCCTTGACTTCTTTGAGATTGGACGCTTAAAACCGACTCCGATTACCGGTTATGAGATCAACACGGTTATTTCCTCGAACGAATTCACGGTTGATCTGGAAGAAAAAATCAAATACCTGGAACACCGTACCGCTGAGCTTAAAGAGCTTTATGAAAAGGAATATAAAGGCAAACCATCCCGTCCGAGAGTTCTCATTACCGGATGTCCGACCACCGGCGTGATCGACAAAATTGTACGCCAGATTGAAGAACTCGGAGCAGATGTTGTCGGCTTTGAGAACTGTTGCGGTCCACGTGAGAAAAAAGATCCGATTGATGAGACAAAGGATCCAATCACTGCAATCGCCGAAAAATATCTTCGTGTAAACTGTTCGGTCATGAGTCCGAACCCGGGACGTCTCGAGGCGCTTGATGCCCAGATTGATGAATATCAGGTAGATGGTGTCGTTGAGGTCCTTCTGCAGGCATGTCATACCTTTGCCATTGAGTCCGATGCGATCCGCACCTTTGTCACCAAAGAAAAAGGACTTCCGTATATTGCAATCAATACAGACTATTCTTCTGGTGACCAGGCACAGATCAATACAAGACTCGGGGCATTTATCGAAATGCTCGGTTAA
- a CDS encoding [FeFe] hydrogenase, group A, whose translation MGYMTIDGRKVEFTDEPNVLSVIRNADIDIPTLCYHSELSVYGACRLCTVEDERGKTFASCSEPPRDGMVIYTNTPRLMKYRKMILELLLAAHCRDCTTCIKSGECQLQALAHRMGVTTVRFENTKEQYPLDFSSPSIVRDPNKCILCGDCVRMCDNVQSVNAIDFAYRGTKALVTPAFNKKIAETDCVNCGQCRVVCPTGAISINTNIEVIWDFLADKNTKVIAQIAPAVRVAVGDQFGLPRGENVMGKLVNVLHRLGFDEVYDTSYGADLTVIEESEELLERLASGENLPLFTSCCPAWVKFCENRYPDLAKNLSTCRSPQQMFGAVIREYYKDPEKNGGKRIVSVSIMPCTAKKEEILRPESSTNGKQDIDYVLTTTELITMIRKSGIRFENLEIEASDMPFGIGSGAGVIFGVTGGVTEAVLRRLREGHNRVEMDKIKFSGVRGEEGLKEVEFDYNGRTIHAAVVSGLGNADALMKKIQKGEVHYDFVEVMACRRGCIMGGGQPVPAGPRSRIARSKGLYDTDINTQIKKSNENPLILSLYDELLKGKTHELLHRNFEAAKK comes from the coding sequence ATGGGATATATGACAATAGATGGAAGGAAGGTAGAGTTTACAGATGAGCCGAATGTACTTTCTGTCATCCGTAATGCAGATATAGATATACCGACACTCTGCTACCATTCAGAACTGTCTGTGTATGGAGCCTGTCGTTTGTGTACCGTAGAAGATGAGAGAGGAAAGACGTTTGCATCCTGTTCAGAACCGCCAAGAGATGGGATGGTCATTTACACGAATACTCCGCGTCTTATGAAATATCGTAAGATGATTCTGGAGCTTTTACTTGCTGCACATTGCAGAGACTGTACAACCTGTATCAAGAGTGGAGAATGTCAGCTTCAGGCGCTGGCACACCGTATGGGCGTCACAACCGTCCGATTTGAAAATACAAAAGAACAGTATCCACTGGATTTCAGTTCACCGTCAATCGTGCGTGACCCGAATAAATGTATTCTCTGTGGTGACTGTGTCCGTATGTGCGACAATGTACAGTCTGTTAATGCGATTGATTTTGCATACCGGGGAACAAAGGCTCTGGTAACACCGGCATTTAACAAAAAGATTGCAGAGACAGACTGCGTAAACTGTGGACAGTGCAGGGTTGTCTGTCCTACAGGTGCGATCAGTATCAATACCAATATCGAAGTGATCTGGGATTTTCTTGCAGATAAGAATACAAAGGTGATCGCACAGATCGCACCGGCAGTCCGGGTCGCAGTCGGCGATCAGTTCGGCCTTCCAAGAGGGGAAAATGTGATGGGAAAACTCGTCAATGTGTTGCACCGCCTTGGATTTGATGAAGTTTATGATACTTCTTATGGTGCAGACCTTACGGTGATCGAGGAATCTGAAGAGCTTCTTGAACGACTTGCATCCGGAGAAAATCTCCCATTATTTACATCCTGCTGTCCGGCATGGGTAAAATTCTGTGAGAACCGTTATCCGGATCTGGCAAAAAATCTGTCAACCTGCCGTTCACCGCAGCAGATGTTTGGTGCTGTGATCCGTGAATACTATAAGGATCCGGAAAAGAATGGTGGAAAGAGAATCGTTTCTGTATCGATCATGCCGTGTACTGCAAAGAAAGAAGAGATTTTAAGACCGGAATCTTCCACGAATGGAAAACAGGATATTGATTATGTACTGACTACAACAGAGCTGATTACAATGATCCGGAAATCCGGTATCCGCTTTGAAAATCTGGAGATCGAAGCATCCGATATGCCGTTTGGTATCGGATCTGGTGCAGGTGTGATTTTCGGAGTAACCGGTGGTGTGACAGAAGCCGTACTCAGGCGCCTTCGTGAAGGACATAACCGTGTGGAAATGGATAAGATCAAATTCAGTGGAGTTCGTGGAGAAGAAGGACTGAAAGAAGTAGAGTTTGATTACAACGGACGTACTATCCATGCAGCTGTTGTCAGTGGACTTGGAAATGCAGATGCGCTGATGAAGAAGATCCAGAAGGGCGAGGTACATTACGACTTTGTTGAGGTTATGGCATGCAGGCGCGGATGTATCATGGGTGGCGGACAGCCAGTCCCGGCAGGTCCGAGAAGCAGGATAGCCAGAAGCAAAGGCCTGTATGATACCGATATCAATACGCAGATTAAGAAGTCGAATGAGAATCCGCTGATCCTGTCATTATATGATGAACTTCTGAAAGGAAAGACCCACGAATTACTTCATCGTAATTTTGAGGCAGCGAAAAAATAA
- the cobK gene encoding precorrin-6A reductase, whose amino-acid sequence MKRILIFSGTTEGRRITEFLDGRNVKVYVSAATEYGKECTGEHENAEVFFGRMDQKQMAEMIKEKQIDLVIDATHPFAQIVTGEIRRACEISGVQYLRCLREKMEAVPDEADRVIWAQSVEDAVEYLQNTEGKILITTGSKELIKYTKLTEYKERCFARVLSTEQAVMESVALGFEGKHLIAMQGPFSKEMNVATIHQTGAKYFVTKESGKAGGFGEKVQAAKETGAVLVAVGRPKETGRTFSEVCKWLEKNL is encoded by the coding sequence ATGAAGCGGATTTTAATATTTTCAGGGACAACAGAGGGAAGGCGGATTACGGAATTTCTGGATGGAAGAAATGTAAAAGTTTATGTCAGTGCCGCAACCGAATATGGAAAAGAATGTACCGGAGAGCATGAGAATGCGGAAGTCTTTTTTGGGCGTATGGATCAGAAGCAGATGGCAGAGATGATAAAGGAAAAGCAGATCGATCTGGTGATCGATGCAACTCATCCATTCGCACAGATCGTGACTGGGGAGATAAGGAGGGCCTGCGAAATCTCCGGTGTGCAGTATCTGCGTTGCCTGCGGGAGAAGATGGAAGCAGTGCCGGATGAAGCGGATAGGGTGATCTGGGCGCAGTCGGTTGAAGATGCGGTGGAATATCTGCAAAATACAGAAGGAAAGATTCTGATTACCACCGGAAGCAAGGAACTGATAAAATATACAAAGCTTACGGAGTATAAAGAGCGCTGCTTTGCGAGAGTCCTCTCTACGGAGCAGGCGGTTATGGAGTCGGTCGCGCTTGGTTTTGAAGGAAAGCATCTCATTGCAATGCAGGGACCATTTTCAAAGGAGATGAACGTGGCTACGATCCATCAGACAGGCGCGAAATACTTTGTGACCAAAGAATCGGGAAAAGCCGGAGGCTTTGGAGAAAAGGTACAGGCAGCAAAGGAAACAGGGGCAGTTCTTGTTGCGGTAGGAAGACCAAAAGAAACAGGGAGAACATTTTCAGAAGTCTGTAAATGGCTGGAAAAGAATCTGTAA
- a CDS encoding ABC transporter substrate-binding protein: MKKRTMRLGCILLSTVLLGTAALTGCGQTKKNTTDTKKTESSSTKESAKEKKGPEIDGLTYESAMDLEYAEGFQVYYYKDGYKMIDIKDDAKFLVVPENQDVPDGAEEDYVILQQPLDHIYLAATSAMALFNAIDSLDNITMTGTQASGWYIENAVKAMDDGKIKFAGKYSEPDYEMLVDEDCDLAIESTMILHTPKVQEMIESLDIPVMIDRSSYESHPLGRTEWIKLYAAMLNKEDAADAFFEKQVENVDALKDFKNTEKTVAFFYVSSDGTVVVRRSDDYIPKMIELSGGRYVFDDLTGDDSNTSAVKLTMEEFYAQAADADYLIYNSSIDNPINSVKDLEEKDALFSDFKAVKEGNVWCTGKYLYQATDIVGELITDMNLMLTGGDESKMTFLYHVK, from the coding sequence ATGAAAAAGAGAACGATGCGTCTGGGGTGCATTCTTTTGAGTACAGTGCTGCTTGGGACGGCAGCACTGACCGGATGCGGGCAGACGAAAAAGAATACAACAGATACAAAAAAAACAGAAAGCAGCAGTACGAAAGAAAGTGCCAAAGAAAAAAAAGGTCCGGAGATTGACGGACTCACTTATGAATCCGCGATGGATCTGGAATATGCCGAAGGTTTTCAGGTATATTACTACAAAGACGGCTATAAGATGATCGATATCAAAGACGATGCAAAATTTCTGGTCGTCCCGGAAAATCAGGATGTGCCGGATGGAGCCGAGGAGGATTACGTGATCCTTCAGCAGCCGCTGGATCATATTTATCTTGCGGCGACATCTGCAATGGCACTTTTTAATGCGATCGATTCTCTGGATAATATCACAATGACAGGTACCCAGGCTTCCGGATGGTATATTGAAAATGCAGTCAAAGCGATGGATGACGGGAAAATAAAATTTGCAGGGAAATACAGTGAACCGGATTATGAGATGCTGGTGGACGAAGACTGTGATCTTGCCATCGAATCGACCATGATCCTTCACACACCGAAGGTACAGGAGATGATTGAATCTCTGGATATCCCGGTGATGATCGACCGGTCCAGCTATGAATCGCATCCTCTAGGAAGAACTGAATGGATCAAACTTTATGCAGCAATGCTGAATAAAGAAGATGCAGCGGATGCATTTTTTGAAAAGCAGGTGGAAAATGTCGATGCGCTCAAAGATTTTAAGAATACCGAGAAGACAGTTGCATTTTTCTATGTAAGCAGTGACGGAACGGTGGTAGTAAGAAGAAGTGATGATTATATTCCGAAAATGATCGAACTTTCCGGTGGAAGATATGTATTCGATGATCTGACTGGCGATGACAGTAATACTTCAGCAGTAAAACTTACAATGGAAGAATTTTACGCACAGGCGGCGGATGCAGATTATCTGATTTATAATTCAAGTATCGATAATCCAATCAACAGTGTAAAAGATCTGGAAGAAAAAGATGCACTTTTTTCTGATTTCAAAGCAGTCAAAGAAGGAAATGTATGGTGTACCGGTAAATATCTGTATCAGGCAACCGATATCGTTGGGGAACTGATCACGGATATGAATCTGATGCTGACAGGCGGCGATGAAAGCAAGATGACATTTTTATACCATGTAAAATAG
- a CDS encoding complex I 24 kDa subunit family protein: MLDASYYQKTDEIIAMHTREERSLIPIIQDIQEEYRYLPPELLTYVAKQIGITEAKAYSVASFYENFSFEPKGKYVIKVCDGTACHVRKSIPILEALYKELGLNEHKHTSDDMLFTVETVSCLGACGLAPAITVNDEVHPKMSPEKVIKLLEELRGEENEN, encoded by the coding sequence ATGTTAGATGCATCTTATTATCAGAAAACGGATGAGATCATTGCCATGCATACAAGGGAGGAACGCTCATTGATACCGATCATTCAGGATATTCAGGAGGAATACCGTTATCTTCCACCGGAACTGCTTACCTATGTAGCAAAACAGATCGGGATTACAGAGGCAAAAGCGTACAGTGTGGCAAGCTTTTATGAGAATTTTTCATTTGAACCGAAAGGAAAGTATGTGATCAAGGTCTGTGACGGAACAGCCTGTCATGTGCGTAAATCCATTCCTATCCTGGAAGCGCTGTATAAAGAGCTGGGGTTAAATGAGCACAAGCATACATCAGACGATATGCTTTTTACAGTAGAGACTGTATCCTGTCTTGGAGCCTGTGGACTTGCACCTGCGATCACAGTTAATGATGAAGTACATCCGAAGATGTCACCGGAGAAGGTAATCAAACTTCTTGAAGAACTGAGAGGTGAAGAAAATGAAAATTGA
- a CDS encoding cobalt-precorrin 5A hydrolase, producing MEIVILSFTDAGCQMACKVRENFIQSGYRVKVYTLTRFCRLYGFHAFPEDKKSWIGSLWGEKALFFIGAAGIAVRMIAPHVKDKFTDSPVLVMDEKGSYVIPLLSGHVGGAVELAKEIAEKIDAQAVFTTATDVEQKFAVDVFAKSNGLVLTDRKKAKEISAVVLDGKKIGFYSVFPVEGKLPEELKLCETEELLRNYPYGIRIAERSGERREEETILDLLPKNLVLGIGCRKGISEEEIQSAVNEVKKILGFTEKEVSEIDSIDLKKEEAGLLSYAAKWKLPFYTFSAEELGKVKCVSSHSEFVRKVTGVDNVCERAAILAAGEDGRLLMPKQCMNRVTIAVAEKKVRIRI from the coding sequence ATGGAAATTGTAATCTTGAGTTTTACAGATGCAGGCTGTCAGATGGCCTGTAAAGTCAGAGAGAATTTCATACAAAGCGGATACCGTGTCAAAGTGTATACTTTGACACGGTTTTGCAGATTATACGGATTTCATGCTTTTCCGGAAGATAAGAAAAGCTGGATAGGCAGCCTCTGGGGAGAGAAGGCTTTGTTTTTTATCGGGGCGGCAGGAATCGCAGTGCGGATGATCGCCCCTCATGTGAAGGACAAATTTACCGATTCGCCGGTTCTGGTGATGGATGAAAAAGGAAGCTATGTGATTCCGCTCCTGTCGGGACATGTGGGCGGAGCTGTAGAGCTTGCAAAGGAAATCGCGGAGAAAATAGATGCGCAGGCAGTATTTACTACAGCAACGGATGTGGAACAAAAGTTTGCGGTAGATGTATTTGCAAAAAGCAATGGTCTGGTACTGACAGACCGGAAAAAGGCAAAGGAGATCTCAGCTGTGGTTCTGGATGGGAAAAAGATTGGATTTTACAGTGTATTTCCAGTAGAAGGAAAGCTTCCGGAAGAATTAAAGCTATGTGAAACAGAAGAGCTTCTTAGAAACTATCCATATGGAATCCGGATTGCAGAAAGAAGTGGCGAAAGGCGGGAAGAAGAAACGATTCTGGATCTTTTGCCGAAGAACCTGGTGCTGGGAATCGGATGTCGCAAAGGGATTTCCGAAGAAGAGATCCAAAGTGCGGTCAATGAGGTCAAAAAGATCCTTGGATTTACAGAAAAGGAAGTCAGTGAGATCGACAGTATTGATTTGAAAAAAGAAGAAGCGGGATTACTTTCTTATGCGGCAAAGTGGAAGCTTCCATTTTACACGTTTTCGGCAGAAGAGTTGGGAAAGGTTAAATGTGTCAGCTCCCATTCGGAGTTTGTCCGGAAGGTCACAGGTGTGGACAATGTCTGTGAGCGGGCGGCGATCCTTGCAGCCGGAGAGGATGGCAGGCTTCTGATGCCGAAGCAGTGCATGAACCGGGTGACAATAGCAGTGGCAGAAAAGAAGGTAAGGATCAGAATATGA
- a CDS encoding NADH-quinone oxidoreductase subunit NuoF, which produces MKIENRTELKEYRIECQKKQSADCRVLVCGGTGCLASGSGKIYEKLKELTKDHTGVEVKIGEEIAHTKVMKSGCHGFCEMGPLVRIEPYNYLYIKVKLEDCEEIYNETILGGRPVERLLYKMDGVTYPSQEEIPFYAKQTRLVLKNCGHIDAEHIGGALAVGAYAGIEKALFEMTPEAVIQTIYDSNLRGRGGAGFRTGRKWQQVASQKEKIRYVVCNGDEGDPGAFMDRSIMEGDPHRMIEGMMIAAYAVQAQEGYIYVRAEYPLAIERLKTAISQAEAIGLLGDNILGTNFSFHLHINRGAGAFVCGEGSALTASIEGKRGMPRVKPPRTVEQGLWARPTVLNNVETYANVPMIVTNGADWFKGIGTPESPGTKAFALTGNVRNTGLIEVPMGITLREVIYDIGGGIQNDKKFKAVQIGGPSGGCLTEDQLDSKMDFDSLAKIGAMIGSGGLVIMDEDTCMVEVARFFMSFTQRESCGKCVPCREGTKRMLEILERIVAGNGKPSDMDELRELADMIESTALCGLGKSAPKPVISTMNAFEEEYLEHINEKRCRTGVCSNLRKFQIDPEICKGCSKCARNCPAGAIEGVLKSPYHINQEKCIKCGACMEQCPFKAIHIEK; this is translated from the coding sequence ATGAAAATTGAAAACAGAACGGAACTGAAGGAATATCGTATTGAATGTCAGAAAAAACAATCGGCTGACTGCAGAGTACTGGTTTGCGGGGGAACCGGATGTCTGGCAAGTGGATCAGGCAAGATTTATGAAAAGTTAAAAGAACTGACAAAAGATCATACAGGGGTAGAAGTAAAGATCGGGGAAGAAATCGCACATACAAAGGTTATGAAGAGTGGATGTCATGGCTTCTGCGAGATGGGACCTCTGGTAAGAATTGAGCCATATAATTATTTATATATTAAAGTAAAACTGGAAGACTGCGAAGAGATTTATAACGAAACAATCCTGGGCGGCAGACCGGTAGAGCGACTTCTCTACAAGATGGATGGAGTGACCTATCCGTCACAGGAAGAGATTCCGTTCTACGCAAAGCAGACCAGACTGGTACTGAAGAATTGCGGACATATCGACGCAGAGCATATTGGGGGTGCACTTGCAGTCGGTGCTTATGCCGGAATCGAAAAGGCACTCTTTGAGATGACACCGGAAGCAGTGATCCAGACAATCTATGATTCGAATCTGCGTGGACGTGGAGGTGCTGGATTCCGCACCGGCAGAAAGTGGCAGCAGGTTGCTTCCCAGAAAGAAAAGATCCGCTATGTGGTCTGCAATGGTGATGAAGGTGATCCGGGTGCATTTATGGATCGAAGTATCATGGAAGGTGATCCGCACCGTATGATCGAGGGCATGATGATCGCAGCATATGCAGTACAGGCACAGGAAGGCTATATCTATGTACGTGCAGAATATCCGCTTGCGATTGAAAGACTGAAGACAGCGATCAGCCAGGCAGAGGCAATCGGACTTTTAGGAGACAACATTCTTGGAACCAATTTCAGTTTCCATTTACATATCAACCGTGGTGCAGGTGCATTCGTCTGTGGAGAAGGCAGCGCACTGACGGCATCCATTGAAGGAAAACGTGGAATGCCGAGAGTAAAACCGCCACGTACAGTAGAGCAGGGATTATGGGCAAGACCAACTGTTCTTAATAACGTAGAAACCTATGCCAATGTTCCGATGATCGTAACAAATGGTGCAGACTGGTTCAAAGGAATCGGTACACCAGAGAGTCCCGGAACGAAAGCATTTGCACTGACCGGTAATGTAAGAAATACAGGACTGATCGAAGTACCAATGGGAATTACATTGCGCGAAGTTATTTATGACATCGGCGGTGGAATCCAGAATGACAAGAAATTCAAAGCAGTACAGATCGGTGGTCCGTCCGGTGGATGTCTGACCGAGGATCAGCTGGACAGTAAGATGGACTTTGATTCACTGGCGAAGATCGGGGCAATGATCGGTTCGGGCGGTCTGGTTATCATGGACGAGGATACCTGTATGGTAGAGGTTGCCAGATTCTTCATGAGTTTTACACAGAGAGAAAGCTGTGGAAAATGTGTTCCTTGCCGTGAAGGTACAAAGAGAATGCTTGAAATCCTGGAGCGTATTGTAGCAGGAAACGGAAAACCGTCCGATATGGACGAGCTTCGTGAACTGGCAGATATGATTGAGAGTACGGCGCTTTGCGGACTTGGAAAGAGCGCACCGAAACCGGTTATCAGTACCATGAATGCATTTGAAGAGGAATATCTGGAACATATCAACGAGAAACGCTGTCGGACAGGTGTCTGTTCAAATCTGCGTAAATTCCAGATCGATCCGGAGATATGCAAGGGCTGCTCGAAGTGTGCAAGAAACTGTCCGGCAGGTGCAATTGAAGGCGTGCTGAAATCTCCTTATCATATCAATCAGGAGAAATGTATCAAGTGCGGAGCCTGCATGGAACAGTGTCCGTTTAAAGCAATTCATATCGAGAAATAG
- a CDS encoding ABC transporter ATP-binding protein, with protein MGALIHIENMKKIYNPGENEVRALDGIDLDIEKGDLVAIVGHSGSGKSTLMNMLGCLDTPTSGKYVLDGQDVASMTDNQLADVRNKEIGFIFQGFNLISNLDAVENVELPLVYRGVSKNERKQLAMEALKSVGLEDRMKHKPNEMSGGQQQRVAVARAVAAKPPIILADEPTGNLDTKSTQEIMEILKELHRSGRTVIIITHDEEIASQAHRVIRILDGRIEEDYCNR; from the coding sequence ATGGGGGCATTGATTCATATAGAAAATATGAAGAAAATCTACAATCCGGGTGAGAATGAAGTCCGTGCACTTGACGGGATCGATCTGGATATCGAAAAAGGAGACCTGGTTGCGATTGTGGGACATTCAGGCTCGGGAAAATCAACGCTGATGAATATGCTCGGTTGTCTGGATACACCGACTTCCGGCAAGTATGTTCTGGACGGGCAGGATGTGGCGAGTATGACAGATAATCAGCTTGCAGATGTGCGGAATAAAGAGATCGGTTTCATTTTCCAGGGATTCAACCTGATCAGTAATCTGGATGCAGTTGAAAACGTAGAGCTTCCGCTGGTATACCGCGGGGTGTCAAAAAATGAGAGGAAGCAACTTGCGATGGAAGCCCTGAAAAGTGTCGGTCTGGAAGACCGGATGAAGCATAAGCCGAATGAAATGTCCGGAGGACAGCAGCAGAGAGTTGCGGTGGCAAGAGCGGTTGCCGCAAAACCGCCGATCATTCTTGCCGATGAGCCGACCGGCAATCTGGATACGAAATCAACACAGGAGATCATGGAAATCCTGAAAGAACTGCACAGGTCAGGCAGAACGGTTATTATCATCACACATGATGAAGAGATTGCCAGTCAGGCACACCGGGTGATCCGGATACTGGATGGCAGGATTGAAGAAGATTATTGTAACAGGTAA
- a CDS encoding LysR family transcriptional regulator, whose translation MNLTDLHYVVEIDKSGSISKAAKELYVAQPNLSKAIKHLEREFGISIFERSSKGVKATREGQKFLEYAKRIIYEIEEMKRDCSDLGKENLSFKITVPRASYISSAFAEFIGMQSKETAIKAEFQESSSMHAIENVLQNGYSMGIIRYLCENEPYFQSLLDLKGLDAELLAELPYVILTSADGDLAKRELKTREELEDGVEILHGDWKLPTGEYTELSENGESLHPHNKIYIFERGSQFDILREVKNSYMWVSPVPEKLRKNYNLVQKHAGFSRQMIRDVLIYKKGYQKKLYEREFIGHLKETIREMM comes from the coding sequence ATGAATCTGACAGATTTGCATTATGTAGTTGAAATCGATAAGAGTGGGTCAATCTCAAAGGCGGCGAAGGAACTTTATGTGGCGCAGCCAAATCTTAGTAAAGCGATCAAGCATCTGGAGCGGGAATTTGGAATTTCTATCTTTGAGCGGTCGTCAAAGGGAGTTAAGGCGACCAGAGAAGGACAGAAATTTCTGGAGTATGCCAAAAGGATCATTTACGAAATAGAGGAAATGAAAAGGGACTGCAGTGATCTGGGGAAAGAAAATCTCTCATTTAAGATTACTGTTCCGAGGGCAAGTTACATTTCCAGTGCATTTGCAGAGTTTATCGGAATGCAGAGCAAGGAAACGGCGATCAAAGCAGAATTTCAGGAAAGCAGTTCTATGCATGCCATTGAAAATGTGTTGCAGAACGGGTATTCCATGGGAATCATCCGGTATCTGTGCGAGAATGAACCTTATTTTCAGTCGCTTCTTGATCTGAAAGGGCTGGATGCAGAACTTCTGGCAGAGCTTCCGTATGTGATCTTAACTTCTGCGGATGGAGATCTTGCAAAGAGGGAGTTAAAGACAAGAGAAGAACTGGAAGATGGTGTGGAAATCCTGCATGGGGACTGGAAACTTCCGACCGGAGAATACACCGAGCTGAGTGAGAATGGAGAGTCGCTTCATCCACATAATAAAATTTATATTTTTGAAAGGGGAAGCCAGTTTGATATTTTGCGGGAAGTAAAAAACAGTTATATGTGGGTATCGCCAGTACCGGAAAAATTAAGGAAAAACTACAATCTGGTGCAGAAGCATGCCGGATTTTCCAGACAGATGATCCGGGATGTGCTGATCTACAAAAAGGGTTATCAGAAAAAATTGTACGAAAGAGAATTTATTGGGCATTTAAAAGAAACAATCCGTGAAATGATGTAA
- a CDS encoding cyclic-di-AMP receptor has product MKMIMAILHKDDELETIEELNIAGYMVTKLATTGGFLKKKSTTIMVVVDDEKVAEALKIIKKNSGERKTITYANPALISGQSSMSAAPSVPINVQVGGSTIFVLNVEQMEKY; this is encoded by the coding sequence ATGAAGATGATTATGGCGATCCTGCATAAGGATGATGAACTGGAGACGATAGAGGAACTGAATATTGCCGGATACATGGTAACAAAGCTGGCTACAACCGGTGGATTTTTGAAGAAAAAGAGCACCACGATCATGGTTGTAGTGGATGATGAGAAGGTAGCAGAGGCACTGAAGATCATCAAGAAGAATTCTGGCGAAAGAAAGACGATCACTTATGCAAACCCGGCATTGATCTCAGGACAGAGCAGCATGAGCGCAGCACCGTCCGTTCCGATCAATGTGCAGGTAGGCGGAAGTACGATTTTTGTACTGAACGTGGAGCAGATGGAGAAATACTAA